The DNA sequence GTCTCGCGCTGGAGGGCGGCCAGGACCGTGGGTTCGTGCTTGCGGCGGTACGTCGACCTGTCGACGAAGTGCAGCCGCATGCCGTCGGCCGCGCACTGCGTGAGTGACGCGTTGAGGGGCCTGCCGGCCAGCTCCTCGCCGCGGACGACGCCGACGGTGGCGAAGCCGAGCAGACGGCCCGCGGCGGCCGTGGCCCGCAGATGGTTGGAGTAGGCGCCGCCGAACGTCAGCAGGGTGCCGTGACCCGCCGCCCGCGCCCGCTCCAGGTTCAGGACGAGCTTGCGGTACTTGTTGCCCGGCAGGGCCGGGTGGATGCGGTCGTCGCGCTTGAGCAGGAGGCGGACGCCCCGCGCGGCGAAGCGGGGGTCGGTGACCGGCTGGAGGGGGTGGGCAGCCGGGGGAGGAGGGTGGGCGGGGTGGGTGACACCCCGCCATTGTCCCTCCGTGTCCGCGCGGGGTTACTTCAGGCGCTCGTGGACGCGGGCCCGCATCGCGTCCATCGTGAAGCCCTTGGGGTCTATCTTTCCGGGCTGCCACTCCAGGTGCCCGATGACCGAGCGGGCCGTCCACTCGTGGTGGCGGCAGATCGCCGCGGAGACCCTCTCGACGGCGTCCAGCTGGGCTTCCGTCCAGGGGTCCTCGCCGTCGCCGAGGTTCTCGCACTCGAAGCCGTAGAAGTGGCGGTTGCCGTCGGTGTTGGCCTCGTTGTCCGGCGGCAGGGCCTTCTCGGCGATGACGGCGCGCAGCACGTCGTCGTCGCCGAGGCCCGCGTGGTTGGAACGGCCGTAGCCGACGAGGTGGACGCGGCCGTCCTTGGTGATGACGCCGTGGCACAGGGGGCCCGGCAGGCCTTCGTAGCCCTCGCGGCAGATCCGTACGGTCTTCTCGGCGCCGGACGTCACGGTGTGGTGGATCATCACGCCGTGCACCGGGCCCCAGGGGCCCTTGTGATTGC is a window from the Streptomyces spectabilis genome containing:
- a CDS encoding N-acetylmuramoyl-L-alanine amidase produces the protein MATPMSANRFLDALRDEGVTVVEVGDWRTHNRNHKGPWGPVHGVMIHHTVTSGAEKTVRICREGYEGLPGPLCHGVITKDGRVHLVGYGRSNHAGLGDDDVLRAVIAEKALPPDNEANTDGNRHFYGFECENLGDGEDPWTEAQLDAVERVSAAICRHHEWTARSVIGHLEWQPGKIDPKGFTMDAMRARVHERLK